The DNA window GCCGGCCTCTCCAAGTCAAGGGCCGCCATGAACTGGCTGTCGCGCGGCAACTATGACTTCATATTTGCCGCTGGCGACTCAGGCGACGACGAGGACCTCTTTGCCTCGCTGCCCCAGGGCTCTGTTACAGTCAAGGTTGGCTATGGCCCGAGCAAGGCCAAGTACTACGTGCCCAGCCCTAACGAGCTCAGGCAGGTCCTGGAGAAGCTGGCTGAGGCCTGATGTCGCCCAGGTTAGCGGCTCTGGCGCTTGATTGGCTTATATCGCTCGCTGCCATCGCAATCTACGTCTATGGCACAATTAAGGCGAGGAAGAGCGTCAGAGCTCTCAGACCCCTTGATAAGCTCGAGCTCCAAAGGCCTGTCACCGTCATAGTGCCCGCCAGGAACGAGGAGAGCAGGATCAGGTGGCTCGCGGAGTCGCTCTCAAGGGTTCCTGTCAGTGATGTCATATTAGTTGACGATCAGAGCAACGACAGGACAGTTGAAGTCGCCATGAGCTACCTCAGGGGCACGCGCCTAAGGGTGATAAGGGTTGATGGGACTCCTTGGGGATGGCTGCCGAAGCCCTACGCCGTGGAGCTGGGCGCCAGCAGGGCGGGCATCAGCTCATCCCTGCTGTTCCTTGACGCCGACGTGAGCGGTGACCTGGGCCCCGTGCTTGCGGCTGCCTCCTCTGTGCGCCCTGGGGAGCTGGTGGCCTTTGAGCCGAGGTTTACCTGCACTTCCGGCCTCTGCAGGCTGACGCAGCCGTTCCTCACCTCAATAGTTCACGGCTTCTTTGGCTTCGACAGGGCGCTCAACCCAAGGGACAGGCACTCAATGATGTTCGGCTGCTGCTGGTCCATAGACCCCTACTCGTTCTGGGAGTCAGGCGGCATGGCGCAGGTCAGGCAGTCCGTCGTTGAGGACAGGACCCTTGCGGTTAAGCTGAAGGAGAGGGGCTTCAGGCTCACGGCCTACGATGCCAGGGAGCACCTCAGAGTTATGTCATGGGATGACGCGGGCCAGTTCGTGAACCTCGTGAGGAGGGTCTCGTACTCAGCCGCGGCAGGCATGAGCATGCCATCATACCTGGCCTTCTCAGCGGGGGTCGCCCTTCTAATGTTATGGCCCTTCGCCGCCATTCCCATGGCACTCCTAGGCCCCTTTGCAGCGCTGGGACCCCTCTTAACCTACGCCGCCCAGGCGGCCTTTGCAGCCGTGGGGCAGAGGGTGGAAGGCATAAGCGGGGCCTGGTTCCTGGCCTCCCCGCTGGCTGGCGCACTCGTGACGTGGGGCTTCATAAGTTCAAGGCTGAGGCCTATATCATGGAAGGGGAGGCTGCTAGGTCAAGTGCAGGGAAACTCACAGGCACTTGAACGTAACCCCGTCACTGTCAATCAGTATTGAGCCGGCCCTGCCGCCGTGGTACCTACTTGAGAACACAGTTATGACGCTCCCCTCAACCTCGCGGAGGCTTGTCCAGGAGTCGCACTTGATGCCCTCTACCAGCCTTCCATCGCCCTTTGATATTCTAAGCCCATCGACGACCTCGTGACCTCTCACTATTAGGTTGAGACCGTTGGCCCTAAGGAAGGAGCTCCACGCAGGCCTTCCATAATAGTATATCCCAGGCCCCCTGATGTTAGGCTCAAAGTGGTATGGCTCCAAGCTCGGGTCATTCCAAACCATCTGGAATATTATGCCGTCCGAGAGCTCCAGGTAGCGCCTAGTGCCCTTCACCTGGGCGTAGTAGCGCTCTATGTCACTGAGAAGGGCCGGCCTGTCAGGCCTCTCACAGCTGACACATGGGATGC is part of the Acidilobus sp. 7A genome and encodes:
- a CDS encoding glycosyltransferase family 2 protein, translated to MSPRLAALALDWLISLAAIAIYVYGTIKARKSVRALRPLDKLELQRPVTVIVPARNEESRIRWLAESLSRVPVSDVILVDDQSNDRTVEVAMSYLRGTRLRVIRVDGTPWGWLPKPYAVELGASRAGISSSLLFLDADVSGDLGPVLAAASSVRPGELVAFEPRFTCTSGLCRLTQPFLTSIVHGFFGFDRALNPRDRHSMMFGCCWSIDPYSFWESGGMAQVRQSVVEDRTLAVKLKERGFRLTAYDAREHLRVMSWDDAGQFVNLVRRVSYSAAAGMSMPSYLAFSAGVALLMLWPFAAIPMALLGPFAALGPLLTYAAQAAFAAVGQRVEGISGAWFLASPLAGALVTWGFISSRLRPISWKGRLLGQVQGNSQALERNPVTVNQY
- a CDS encoding metallophosphoesterase; translation: MWEREIEAIDSAVNALRQLPLIVRVDNVGRIAVLGDVHGYADVVDRFEQLVDEFSADKAIMLGDYVDRGPNSIQTILKVLELVSAEPRKFIPLRGDHEDPRMNEGYGFYEEVLYAGATDLYSHVVEAYMNMPLAAVGLGSLMVHGGIPCVSCERPDRPALLSDIERYYAQVKGTRRYLELSDGIIFQMVWNDPSLEPYHFEPNIRGPGIYYYGRPAWSSFLRANGLNLIVRGHEVVDGLRISKGDGRLVEGIKCDSWTSLREVEGSVITVFSSRYHGGRAGSILIDSDGVTFKCL